A window of the Cucurbita pepo subsp. pepo cultivar mu-cu-16 chromosome LG01, ASM280686v2, whole genome shotgun sequence genome harbors these coding sequences:
- the LOC111790048 gene encoding potassium transporter 6-like, producing MDLESGVPSEKNTKKDSWKTVLMMAYQSLGVVYGELGTSPLYVYRNTFAEEDIDHTQSNDEIYGVLSFVFWTLTIVPLLKYIFIVLKADDNGEGGTFALYSLLCRHARVSSLPNTQLADSELTEYKMNVLGPPSLESFGFKLKSALEKRRVLQKFLLVLALIGTCMVIGDGILTPAISVLSAVSGLEHTMAKEHHQYIVLPIACIVLICLFALQHYGTHRIGFLFAPIVTVWLLCISAIGLYNIIHWNPGVYRAISPRYMLQFLKKTQKGGWMSLGGIMLCITGSEAMFADLGHFSQLSIKIAFTLMVYPSLLLAYMGQAAYLSQHHPSPNDHLIGFYVSVPDKLRWPVLIIAVLAAVVGSQAIITGTFSIIKQCSALGCFPRVKIIHTSSKVHGQIYIPEVNWILMLLCLAVTIGFRDTKRLGHASGLAVITVMLVTTCLMSLVIVLCWHRSVFLAIGFIFFFGTIESLYFSASLTKFLEGAWVPIAISIVFLIVMYVWHYGTLKKFEFELQNKVSVNWLLGVGPSLGIVRVRGIGVVQTELVSGIPGIFTHFVTNIPAFHQVLVFLCIKYVPVPHIRPEERFLIGRIGTSEYRLYRCIVRYGYRDFHKDDLEFESDLLCSIAKFIRSGTAEAGDEKMSMVGTSSSTHEDRIQMAVAETGNDEDSEELYRGSDTREIRSPGPVELRKRVRFMLPESPKMNTNAMEELEELMEAREGGVAYILGRSHMKAKQGSSMLKRVSIDFVYEFLRKNSREAEFPAGLSHSSSTLEVGMMYLV from the exons ATGGATCTAGAAAGTGGAGTTCCTAGTGAAAAGAATACGAAG AAAGATTCATGGAAGACGGTTCTGATGATGGCTTATCAGAGTCTTGGGGTTGTCTATGGGGAGTTGGGCACTTCGCCTCTCTATGTCTATAGGAACACTTTTGCAGAAGAAGATATCGATCATACTCAGAGCAACGACGAGATTTATGGGGTTTTGTCCTTTGTTTTCTGGACTCTTACCATTGTTCCTTTGCTTAAGTACATATTTATTGTCCTTAAAGCCGATGATAATGGCGAGGGAGGGACATTTGCTCTGTATTCGTTACTATGTCGACACGCACGAGTTAGCTCCTTGCCCAATACCCAATTGGCTGATTCTGAACTCACTGAGTACAAGATGAATGTTCTTGGTCCGCCATCTCTGGAAAGCTTTGGATTCAAACTCAAATCCGCATTAGAAAAGCGTCGTGTTCTTCAAAAGTTCTTGCTCGTTCTTGCTTTAATTGGGACTTGCATGGTGATTGGAGATGGCATCCTAACCCCGGCTATTTCTG TTCTTTCGGCTGTTTCTGGTCTCGAGCATACCATGGCGAAAGAGCATCACCAAT ATATAGTACTCCCAATTGCGTGCATCGTACTGATATGCTTGTTCGCTCTTCAACACTACGGCACGCACAGGATCGGGTTCTTGTTTGCTCCCATAGTTACAGTTTGGCTATTGTGTATCAGTGCCATTGGGTTGTACAATATTATTCACTGGAATCCAGGTGTTTATAGAGCAATTTCTCCTCGTTACATGTTACAATTTCTCAAGAAAACCCAGAAAGGAGGTTGGATGTCACTTGGTGGAATAATGTTGTGCATTACTG GCTCCGAGGCGATGTTTGCTGACCTTGGGCATTTTTCACAGTTGTCAATCAAG ATTGCTTTCACTTTAATGGTTTATCCGTCTCTCCTCCTTGCATACATGGGGCAAGCTGCCTATCTGTCTCAACATCATCCCTCTCCAAATGATCATCTAATTGGGTTTTATGTATCTGTACCTG ATAAATTGAGGTGGCCTGTCCTTATAATTGCTGTGCTTGCTGCAGTAGTAGGCAGCCAGGCTATAATCACCGGAACGTTCTCTATTATAAAGCAGTGCTCGGCTTTGGGTTGTTTTCCTCGAGTCAAAATCATCCATACGTCCTCGAAAGTTCACGGTCAGATCTATATCCCGGAGGTTAATTGGATTCTGATGCTGTTGTGCTTGGCTGTTACCATAGGTTTCAGAGACACCAAGCGTTTGGGCCACGCCTCAG GTTTGGCAGTGATAACTGTGATGCTTGTTACTACGTGCTTGATGTCGCTTGTTATCGTTCTGTGCTGGCACCGAAGTGTATTTCTTGCTATAggcttcatcttcttttttggCACCATTGAATCTCTCTACTTCTCTGCTTCTCTTACAAAGTTTCTTGAAGGAGCCTGGGTTCCCATTGCAATTTCTATTGTATTCCTCATAGTCATGTATGTCTGGCACTATGGTACTCTTAAGAAGTTTGAATTTGAGCTCCAAAACAAGGTTTCTGTCAACTGGCTACTCGGTGTCGGTCCCAGCTTAGGCATTGTGAGAGTCCGTGGGATCGGTGTCGTACAGACCGAGCTAGTTTCAGGAATCCCGGGTATCTTCACCCACTTTGTCACCAACATTCCCGCCTTCCATCAAGTCCTTGTTTTCCTTTGCATCAAGTATGTCCCAGTGCCACACATTAGACCAGAGGAACGGTTTCTTATTGGTCGTATCGGTACGAGTGAATATAGACTCTATAGGTGCATTGTGCGATACGGGTATCGAGATTTTCACAAAGACGACCTAGAGTTTGAGAGTGATCTTCTATGCAGCATAGCAAAGTTTATAAGGTCAGGAACTGCAGAGGCAGGTGATGAAAAGATGTCAATGGTTGGGACATCATCTTCTACACACGAAGATAGAATTCAGATGGCCGTGGCCGAGACCGGTAACGACGAAGACTCTGAAGAACTGTACCGAGGTTCAGATACAAGGGAAATAAGGTCACCCGGTCCAGTTGAATTGAGAAAAAGAGTGCGGTTCATGTTACCCGAGAGCCCGAAAATGAACACGAATGCAATGGAAGAATTAGAAGAGCTAATGGAAGCAAGAGAAGGAGGAGTCGCTTACATATTAGGACGGTCACACATGAAAGCAAAACAAGGATCGAGCATGCTGAAAAGGGTGTCGATCGACTTCGTTTACGAGTTCTTGAGGAAGAACAGCAGAGAAGCTGAGTTCCCTGCAGGTTTATCGCATTCATCATCAACCCTCGAGGTGGGCATGATGTATCTTGTTTAG
- the LOC111790074 gene encoding serine/arginine-rich splicing factor RSZ21-like, giving the protein MTRVYIGNLDPRVTERELEDEFRMFGVLRSVWVARRPPGYAFIEFDDRRDALDAIQALDGKNGWRVELSHNSKGGGGGGGRRGRGGGGGGGDDLKCYECGEPGHFARECRSRGGSRGAGGGLRRSPSPRRRRSPSYERYGRRSNSPRGKRSPPRRRSITPPKRGRSYSRSPPPRHARRASPYANGD; this is encoded by the exons ATGACTCGAGTTTACATTGGTAATCTGGATCCACGTGTTACGGAGAGGGAGCTTGAAGATGAATTCCGAATGTTCGGTGTTCTGAGGAG TGTTTGGGTTGCTAGAAGGCCTCCAGGATATGCATTTATTGAGTTTGATGATCGCAGGGATGCTCTAGATGCAATACAAGCATTGGATG GGAAAAATGGTTGGCGTGTGGAGCTTTCTCACAACTCTAAAGGCGGTGGAGGAGGTGGTGGTCGTCGTGGccgtggtggtggtggtggtggtggtgatgatTTGAAATGTTATGAATGTGGTGAACCTGGTCATTTTGCTCGTGAGTGTCGTTCACGTGGGGGCTCACGAGGTGCAGGAGGTGGTTTGCGCCGTAGTCCTTCTCCTCGGCGCCGTAGGAGTCCAAGCTATGAAAGATATGGTCGCAG GAGTAACAGTCCTCGTGGTAAAAGATCCCCACCAAGACGTCGCAGCATTACACCTCCTAAGCGTGGTCGGAGCTACAGCAGATCCCCTCCACCCCGCCATGCTCGTCGTGCTTCACCTTATGCTAATGG AGATTGA